GCGACTTTACGGCAAACCCGCCCCAGCTCGCGCTCAAGATTTCGTACACCAGCTTCTTTTGTGTACTGCCTGATAATCTGTGTCAGTACGGGGTCGGTTAAATCAAGATAGTCACAACTGATGCCATTCGCTTCCAACTGTCTTGGTTGAAGATACTTGCGCGCAATCTGCAATTTTTCTTCTTCGGTATAGCTTGAGAGCTCAATAATCTCCATACGGTCGCGCAGAGCGGCAGGTATAGAGTGAATATTATTGGCCGTGCAGATAAACATAACCTTACTCAAATCGTACGGCATGCCAATATAATGATCGGCAAACGTGCTATTTTGTTCAGGATCCAGCACCTCCAGCATAGCACTCGAAGGATCGCCTTTATAGTCGTAGCCAAGCTTATCAATTTCATCGAGCATAAAAAGCGGATTGACTGTTCCTGCCGTCTTCATCCCCTGAATAATTTTCCCCGGCATGGCGCCGACATACGTCCTGCGGTGGCCGCGGATTTCCGCTTCATCCTTAACACCACCAAGAGAAATGCGGATGAATTTTCGCCCTAAAGCGCGTGCGATCGAGCGGCCAAGCGATGTCTTGCCAGTTCCCGGAGGGCCGGCAAAACAGAGAATAGGGCCGTGCATATCGGGTTTGAGTTTTTTCACTCCGAGATATTCGACTATCCGATCCTTGATATCCTTTAATCCATAATGATCCTCGTCAAGAATCGTTTGGGCAGCATTCAGATCAAGATTATCACGCGTCCGTTTTTTCCACGGCAACTCGATCAACCAATCGAGGTGCGTGCGGATAATATTCGCTTCCGAAGCATCCTGATGCATCCGCTTATAGCGCCCCAGTTGCTTCAGCGCTTCTTTTTCTACCTCTTTAGGCATTTTCGCTTTTTGAATCTTCTCTTCCAACTCCGTGATCTCTTCGCCAACTTCGTCGGTGTCACCGAGCTCCTTCTGAATAGCTTTTAACTGCTCACGCAAGTAGTAGTCGCGTTGCAATTTATCCATTTCGCCTTTGGCTTCCGACTGAATTTTCACTTGCATATCAAGGAGTTTCAGCTCTTTTGCTAGTACTGTATAGACCTTCCGCAACCGCTTAACAGGATGGTCTTCTGCTAAAATAGCTTGAGCGTCTTCAATTTTTAGCGCCATGTTTGCGGCAACAATATCCGCCAGCTTTCCGGGATCATCGAGTGTTTCTATCAACGCAAGCACATCAGGAAGTATCATTTTCCCATACTGAACCACCTGGTTCAGTTGCTCTTTTACGTTGCGAATTAACGCTTCAACGCGCAACCCCTCAATGCTTACCGGCTTATCGTACAGTTTCTTCACATTGACCAACAGGTAATCATTTTCCGGCACGAATTCAGAGATAGATCCCTTATGCAAACCCTGCACAAGCACTTTCACGCGACCATCAGGTAGCTTGAGCATACGAATAATTGACGCGGCAGTTCCAACGCGATACACGTCATCAGCGCCAGGATTTTCCTGAGTGGTATCTTTTTGTGTTGC
This Chrysiogenes arsenatis DSM 11915 DNA region includes the following protein-coding sequences:
- the lon gene encoding endopeptidase La, whose protein sequence is MENNSNNENNQSPTNKNGNSTDSHTLFDGQGTLVENIPDQMPLLPIRDIVVYPFMLLPLFIGRDVSVSAINKALAGDRYIFLATQKDTTQENPGADDVYRVGTAASIIRMLKLPDGRVKVLVQGLHKGSISEFVPENDYLLVNVKKLYDKPVSIEGLRVEALIRNVKEQLNQVVQYGKMILPDVLALIETLDDPGKLADIVAANMALKIEDAQAILAEDHPVKRLRKVYTVLAKELKLLDMQVKIQSEAKGEMDKLQRDYYLREQLKAIQKELGDTDEVGEEITELEEKIQKAKMPKEVEKEALKQLGRYKRMHQDASEANIIRTHLDWLIELPWKKRTRDNLDLNAAQTILDEDHYGLKDIKDRIVEYLGVKKLKPDMHGPILCFAGPPGTGKTSLGRSIARALGRKFIRISLGGVKDEAEIRGHRRTYVGAMPGKIIQGMKTAGTVNPLFMLDEIDKLGYDYKGDPSSAMLEVLDPEQNSTFADHYIGMPYDLSKVMFICTANNIHSIPAALRDRMEIIELSSYTEEEKLQIARKYLQPRQLEANGISCDYLDLTDPVLTQIIRQYTKEAGVRNLERELGRVCRKVAKKVADGEKKLFKVTAANLHKYLGTPKVLQEEENKQDAVGVVNGLAWTQVGGELLLIEVASMVGKGQLTLTGQLGDVMKESAHAAFTYVKHLAIDLNYKPELFGKRDYHVHVPAGAIPKDGPSAGMTIATGLISDVAQVAVRHKVAMTGEVTIRGNILPIGGLKEKALAAARAHIREIIIPLGNKKDIADIPQKVRDSLKIHTVEHMREVLKIALVKKLEPVVRDEEIGVSAPDEKEAP